The region GTCAAGACAAAAGAACCGTCACCGTGTCTCTGCTCCGGAAGTATTCGATAAAAATCGCAGGAACCATTTTCTTGGGTAATAATTATTATTTTCTATTAACTTGATCAGCTGGGTGCGAAAAAGGAACGTAAGCGTCAAAGCAAAACCACCTATCAATAAAAAACCACCTGATGTACGATATGATAAAACATCAGATGGCTGTTGGAACCGTTATGCTTTTTTATTAGGCATTTTACAGCTTACAGGAATTTCTTCAGCCCACGGAAGTAGTTTTTCAATACAGAGCGTATCCTGCAGTTGGATTTGCCTAAAGGCATATTCCAGATAAGCTTGTGGATTTAATCCGTTTTCCATGGCCGTTTGGATTATGCTGTAAACAGCGGCGGACGATTTTGCGCCACCAGGCGTATTGCAAAACAGCCAGTTTTTTCGTAAGCGTCAAAGCAAAACCACCTATCAATAAAAAACCACCTGATGTACGATATGATAAAACATCAGATGGCTGTTGGAACCGTTATGCTTTTTTATTAGGCATTTTACAGCTTACAGGAATTTCTTCAGCCCACGGAAGTAGTTTTTCAATACAGAGCGTATCCTGCAGTTGGATTTGCCTAAAGGCATATTCCAGATAAGCTTGTGGATTTAATCCGTTTTCTATGGCCGTTTGGATTATGCTGTAAACAGCGGCGGACGATTTTGCGCCACCAGGCGTATTGCAAAACAGCCAGTTTTTTCGTCCAATCACAAAAGGCTTGATAGATCGCTCCGCACGATTATTCGATATTTCGATGCGGCCATCGGCCAAATAGGCTGTCAGATACTTTTTTTGATTTTGGGCATAGGTAAGCGCCTTGCCCAGTAGACTTTGCGGCAAGGTATCAGCCCAACAAATTTCTATCCATTTATAAAACTCTTCGATAATTGGTTTAGCTTCTTTTTGCCTTAGTTCATGCCGTTCTTCCGGCGTCATGTGCTCGGCCTTTTTTCAACGTCGAAAAGCTTATTGCAATAGGCAAGACCTATCGCTTCTTTACTATCCGGCTGTTTAGCCGCAGGGCCGACCAAGGCTTCATTGAATTTTCTCCGAACATGTGCCCAACAGCCGCACAAGGTTACACCGGCTTCTTCTACCTTGTGATAGCCATGCCAACCATCGGTCTGAAGATAGCCGGAAAACCCTGCAAGGTACGCCTTGGCAAATTGCCCGCTGCGCCCTTCCTGGTAGTCATAGAGCACAACCGGATGATCCGTATCCCCGGACGTTCGATATAACCACATATAGGAATCTGTCTGTGCCGGTCTGCCGGGTTCACACAACACTTCCAGAGTAGTTTCATCGGCGTGCAACAAATCCCTTGAAAGCAACTCTTTTTTTAGGGCTGCTAACAAAGGCTCCAAAAGTGCGACACCTTTAATAACCCAGTTGGACAGGTTTTGGCGGGAAAGCGTTACGCCAAGCCGCTTAAATTCCTGCTCCTGCCGATACAGCGGCATAGCATTGACGAATTTTTGGCTCATGATATAGGCCATAAGCTCGGCGGATACCATGCTCTTAGGCAGCAACGCTTTCGGCGCGTTAGCCGTGATGATCGGCGTCTCTATATTGTTTTTCTCGCAATTTCGGCAACCGTATACATAGTTTACGTGCTCGATAACCTTGACCTTTGCCGGAACAATCGTCAATTTCTTACGTACTTCCTTGCTCATAACATGCAGCTCTTCACCGCAAGCAGGGCAGGTCTGTTCACCTTCTGGCAGAGTATATTCAATCACTTCTACCGGCAAGTCCTTTATGTTTTCTCTGCGTTTACCCTTTTTGCGCTGATAACTGATGGTTTCCACGTCCGGCTCCACAGCAATCGGTTGGCGCTCAGCTTCCGCCTCATTGAAGAGGTTTAACTGTTCCTGGTCATCGCGTTTACTTTTTTCCGAAGAAGCGCCAAACTTTTTTTGGCGAAGCAGCTTCAACTGCTCCATATACCACTTGTTGAGCGCTTCCAATTCCTGAACGCGTTTCTTTAATTCCGCATTTTCTTCTTCAAGCTGTGCCTGTGTTTGCAAGAAAAAATCCTCATTTCCGATACCATTTTCTTATCTTCTATTATACCGGAAAATGGTAAGCGTCAAAGCAAAACCACCTATCAATAAAAAACCACCTGATGTACGATATGATAAAACATCAGATGGCTGTTGGAACCGTTATGCTTTTTTATTAGGCATTTTACAGCTTACAGGAATTTCTTCAGCCCACGGAAGTAGTTTTTCAATACAGAGCGTATCCTGCAGTTGGATTTGCCTAAAGGCATATTCCAGATAAGCTTGTGGATTTAATCCGTTTTCTATGGCCGTTTGGATTATGCTGTAAACAGCGGCGGACGATTTTGCGCCACCAGGCGTATTGCAAAACAGCCAGTTTTTTCGTCCAATCACAAAAGGCTTGATAGATCGCTCCGCACGATTATTCGATATTTCGATGCGGCCATCGGCCAAATAGGCTGTCAGATACTTTTTTTGATTTTGGGCATAGGTAAGCGCCTTGCCCAGTAGACTTTGCGGCAAGGTATCAGCCCAACAAGCTTCTATCCATTTATAAAACTCTTCGATAATTGGTTTAGCTTCTTTTTGCCTTAGTTCATGCCGTTCTTCCGGCGTCATGTGCTCGGCCTTTTTTCAACGTCGAAAAGCTTATTGCAATAGGCAAGACCTATCGCTTCTTTACTATCCGGCTGTTTAGCCGCAGGGCCGACCAAGGCTTCATTGAATTTTCTCCGAACATGTGCCCAACAGCCGCACAAGGTTACACCGGCTTCTTCTACCTTGTGATAGCCATGCCAACCATCGGTCTGAAGATAGCCGGAAAACCCTGCAAGGTACGCCTTGGCAAATTGCCCGCTGCGCCCTTCCTGGTAGTCATAGAGCACAACCGGATGATCCGTATCCCCGGACGTTCGATATAACCACATATAGGAATCTGTCTGTGCCGGTCTGCCGGGTTCACACAACACTTCCAGAGTAGTTTCATCGGCGTGCAACAGATCCCTTGAAAGCAACTCTTTTTTTAGGGCTGCTAACAAAAGCTCCAAAAGTGCGACACCTTTAATAACCCAGTTGGACAGGTTTTGGCGGGAAAGCGTTACGCCAAGCCGCTTAAATTCCTGCTCCTGCCGATACAGCGGCATAGCATTGACGAATTTTTGGCTCATGATATAGGCCATAAGCTCGGCGGATACCATGCTCTTAGGCAGCAACGCTTTCGGCGCGTTAGCCGTGATGATCGGCGTCTCTATATTGTTTTTCTCGCAATTTCGGCAACCGTATACATAGTTTACGTGCTCGATAACCTTGACCTTTGCCGGAACAATCGTCAATTCCTTACGTACTTCCTTGCTCATAACATGCAGCTCTTCACCGCAAGCAGGGCAGGTCTGTTCACCTTCTGGCAGAGTATATTCAATCACTTCTACCGGCAAGTCCTTTATGTTTTCTCCGCGTTTACCCTTTTTGCGCTGATAACTGATGGTTTCCACGTCCGGCTCCACAGCAATCGGTTGGCGCTCAGCTTCCGCCTCATTGAAGAGGTTTAACTGTTCCTGGTCATCGCGTTTACTTTTTTCCGAAGAAGCGCCAAACTTTTTTGGCGAAGCAGCTTCAACTGCTCCATATACCACTTGTTGAGCGCTTCCAATTCCTGAACGCGTTTCTTTAATTCCGCATTTTCTTCTTCAAGCTGTGCCTGTGTTTGCAAGAAAAAATCCTCATTTCCGATACCATTTTCTTATCTTCTATTATACCGGAAAATGAGGCAAAAAGCCAGTAAAATCAATACTTTAGCGGCTTTTTAAAACTTGCGTGCGACGCAGTTTTTGTTCGATGCCCGGGCTTTGAATCAGGTTCCACAGTTCTTCTGTGGTAAGCGCCATGGTGGCGTCGTCAAGTGTCGGCCATTTGAAACGGCCTCGTTCCAAGCGCTTTAAATGCAGCCAAAAGCCGTTGTCTTCCCAAGTTAAAATCTTTATTCGATTGCGTTGTTTGTTGCAAAAGACGAACAGTGCTTTTTGAAACGGATCCAACTTAAAACTATGCTGCACCAATGCGCTTAAGCCATTAATGGATTTACGCATATCGGTGTCCCCGCAGGCTAAAAAGACTGGTGTATGTTCCGATAGTTTCAGCATACTTCCACCAGTACGCCAAGCACCGTTGCCAAGAGTTTTTTATCTGTTTTAGTATCTACGGCAATTTTGCATTTGCCGATTTGTATTTCGAGGCTGGCTGATCGTTCTGGCGCAGCCTGGATGACAGGAATCCAGTTTTGTACCGGTTGCGGCTGGTCCTGCTTTTTTTCGTGCTGCAGCCATCTCTGCAATGTGCTCAGGCCAATAGCATTTTCCTGGCACCATTCTTTTTTGCTTAGGCCACTGGCTTTATATGCTGCTATCAGCGCTGCTTTTTCGACAGCACAGTAGGCCTTACGCTTGCTTGTTATTGTATTTTCCATACAGCTTATCCCTCCTGAGATCATTATCCCAGGATTGAAGCATATACGCTATGTGGGGATACTTTTACGCTTACGTTTTTTCGTCCAATCACAAAAGGCTTGATAGATCGCTCCGCACGATTATTCGATATTTCGATGCGGCCATCGGCCAAATAGGCTGTCAGATACTTTTTCTGATTTTGGGCATAGGTAAGCGCCTTGCCCAGTAGACTTTGCGGCAAGGTATCAGCCCAACAAGCTTCTATCCATTTATAAAACTCTTCGATAATTGGTTTAGCTTCTTTTTGCCTTAGTTCATGCCGTTCTTCCGGCGTCATGTGCTCGGCCTTTTTTCAACGTCGAAAAGCTTATTGCAATAGGCAAGACCTATCGCTTCTTTACTATCCGGCTGTTTAGCCGCAGGGCCGACCAAGGCTTCATTGAATTTTCTCCGAACATGTGCCCAACAGCCGCACAAGGTTACACCGGCTTCTTCTACCTTGTGATAGCCATGCCAACCATCGGTCTGAAGATAGCCGGAAAACCCTGCAAGGTACGCCTTGGCAAATTGCCCGCTGCGCCCTTCCTGGTAGTCATAGAGCACAACCGGATGATCCGTATCCCCGGACGTTCGATATAACCACATATAGGAATCTGTCTGTGCCGGTCTGCCGGGTTCACACAACACTTCCAGAGTAGTTTCATCGGCGTGCAACAAATCCCTTGAAAGCAACTCTTTTTTTAGGGCTGCTAACAAAGGCTCCAAAAGTGCGACACCTTTAATAACCCAGTTGGACAGGTTTTGGCGGGAAAGCGTTACGCCAAGCCGCTTAAATTCCTGCTCCTGCCGATACAGCGGCATAGCATTGACGAATTTTTGGCTCATGATATAGGCCATAAGCTCGGCGGATACCATGCTCTTAGGCAGCAACGCTTTCGGCGCGTTAGCCGTGATGATCGGCGTCTCTATATTGTTTTTCTCGCAATTTCGGCAACCGTATACATAGTTTACGTGCTCGATAACCTTGACCTTTGCCGGAACAATCGTCAATTCCTTACGTACTTCCTTGCTCATAACATGCAGCTCTTCACCGCAAGCAGGGCAGGTC is a window of Sporomusaceae bacterium ACPt DNA encoding:
- a CDS encoding IS66 family transposase ISSwo2; this encodes MTPEERHELRQKEAKPIIEEFYKWIEICWADTLPQSLLGKALTYAQNQKKYLTAYLADGRIEISNNRAERSIKPFVIGRKNWLFCNTPGGAKSSAAVYSIIQTAIENGLNPQAYLEYAFRQIQLQDTLCIEKLLPWAEEIPVSCKMPNKKA
- a CDS encoding IS66 family transposase ISSwo2, coding for MVYGAVEAASPKKFGASSEKSKRDDQEQLNLFNEAEAERQPIAVEPDVETISYQRKKGKRGENIKDLPVEVIEYTLPEGEQTCPACGEELHVMSKEVRKELTIVPAKVKVIEHVNYVYGCRNCEKNNIETPIITANAPKALLPKSMVSAELMAYIMSQKFVNAMPLYRQEQEFKRLGVTLSRQNLSNWVIKGVALLELLLAALKKELLSRDLLHADETTLEVLCEPGRPAQTDSYMWLYRTSGDTDHPVVLYDYQEGRSGQFAKAYLAGFSGYLQTDGWHGYHKVEEAGVTLCGCWAHVRRKFNEALVGPAAKQPDSKEAIGLAYCNKLFDVEKRPST
- a CDS encoding IS66 family transposase ISSwo2; this encodes MTPEERHELRQKEAKPIIEEFYKWIEACWADTLPQSLLGKALTYAQNQKKYLTAYLADGRIEISNNRAERSIKPFVIGRKNWLFCNTPGGAKSSAAVYSIIQTAIENGLNPQAYLEYAFRQIQLQDTLCIEKLLPWAEEIPVSCKMPNKKA
- a CDS encoding IS66 family transposase ISSwo2, with product MVYGAVEAASPKKFGASSEKSKRDDQEQLNLFNEAEAERQPIAVEPDVETISYQRKKGKRGENIKDLPVEVIEYTLPEGEQTCPACGEELHVMSKEVRKELTIVPAKVKVIEHVNYVYGCRNCEKNNIETPIITANAPKALLPKSMVSAELMAYIMSQKFVNAMPLYRQEQEFKRLGVTLSRQNLSNWVIKGVALLEPLLAALKKELLSRDLLHADETTLEVLCEPGRPAQTDSYMWLYRTSGDTDHPVVLYDYQEGRSGQFAKAYLAGFSGYLQTDGWHGYHKVEEAGVTLCGCWAHVRRKFNEALVGPAAKQPDSKEAIGLAYCNKLFDVEKRPST
- a CDS encoding IS66 family transposase ISSwo2 yields the protein MQTQAQLEEENAELKKRVQELEALNKWYMEQLKLLRQKKFGASSEKSKRDDQEQLNLFNEAEAERQPIAVEPDVETISYQRKKGKRRENIKDLPVEVIEYTLPEGEQTCPACGEELHVMSKEVRKKLTIVPAKVKVIEHVNYVYGCRNCEKNNIETPIITANAPKALLPKSMVSAELMAYIMSQKFVNAMPLYRQEQEFKRLGVTLSRQNLSNWVIKGVALLEPLLAALKKELLSRDLLHADETTLEVLCEPGRPAQTDSYMWLYRTSGDTDHPVVLYDYQEGRSGQFAKAYLAGFSGYLQTDGWHGYHKVEEAGVTLCGCWAHVRRKFNEALVGPAAKQPDSKEAIGLAYCNKLFDVEKRPST